The following are encoded in a window of Impatiens glandulifera chromosome 5, dImpGla2.1, whole genome shotgun sequence genomic DNA:
- the LOC124939772 gene encoding probable magnesium transporter NIPA1 — MGAMSADNIHGLILALSSSVFIGSSFIIKKKGLRKAGSTGTRAGAGGYTYLKEPWWWVGMITMIFGEVANFAAYAFAPAILVTPLGALSIIFSAVLAHFILHETLHIFGVVGCMLCLVGSTTIVLHAPQERKIESVKEVWNLATEPGFLVYTAVVLILIVVLIVYAPRYGTKHMTVYIGICSLTGSLTVMCAKAVGIALKLSFSGSNQFIYFQTWFFTLAVIICCLLQLNYLNKALDTFNTAVVSPFYYVMFTTLTILASMIMFKEWDSQSASQIMTELCGFVTILSGTFLLHRTMDMGSSLSSGSTPIFLPPSSNASVHSRNSDL, encoded by the exons ATGGGGGCAATGTCCGCGGATAACATCCATGGACTCATTTTAGCTCTCTCATCTAGTGTATTTATTGGCTCAAGCTTCATTATCAAGAAGAAAGGTCTAAGAAAAGCTGGATCAACTGGAACAAGAGCAG GTGCTGGAGGCTACACATATTTAAAGGAACCTTGGTGGTGGGTTGGCATGATAACCA TGATCTTTGGGGAGGTCGCTAATTTCGCTGCTTATGCATTTGCTCCTGCAATTCTGGTAACCCCATTGGGAGCTCTAAGTATTATATTTAG TGCAGTGCTGGCCCATTTCATTCTGCACGAGACACTCCACATTTTTGGTGTGGTCGGTTGTATGCTTTGTTTAGTTGGCTCGACTACCATAGTCTTACACGCCCctcaagagagaaaaattgaatCTGTTAAGGAAGTCTGGAATCTCGCCACTGAACCAG GTTTCCTAGTTTACACTGCAGTGGTGTTGATTCTTATTGTGGTGCTCATTGTTTATGCACCACGTTATGGGACAAAGCATATGACAGTGTATATTGGGATATGCTCACTTACTGGTTCGCTTACG GTTATGTGTGCGAAAGCAGTGGGAATTGCTTTAAAGTTGTCATTTTCCGGGTCTAATCAATTCATCTACTTTCAGACATGGTTCTTTACTCTTGCTGTCATCATTTGTTGTCTTCTTCAACTCAACTATTTGAACAAG GCATTAGACACATTCAACACAGCAGTTGTTTCTCCTTTCTACTATGTGATGTTCACCACCCTTACAATCTTAGCCAGCATGATCATGTTCAAG gAATGGGACTCTCAAAGTGCGTCTCAGATCATGACTGAACTTTGTGGTTTTGTGACGATTCTATCGGGGACTTTTCTTCTTCACAGAACCATGGATATGGGAAGCAGTTTGAGCTCAGGTTCTACCCCAATTTTCTTGCCTCCTAGCTCAAACGCTAGTGTACATTCCAGGAACTCAGATTTGTAA